A segment of the Cenarchaeum symbiosum A genome:
TCCTGGCGCACTCGATAGGCGACCTGGAGGGGGTGGCGGCGCTTGAGGGGTACGGGGGGATGACGTCAAGGTTCTGGCCGGGCCCGCTGACCATCGTGGCGGAGCTCAGGGACGGGAGGCTGCGCAAGACGATGGGGCTAGGGGAGAGCATAGCCGTAGGGTGCCCGACGGGGGGTGCGTCCGCGGGATACTCGATGGATGCAGGCTGCTGGTTGGCACAAGCGCCAACCCCTCCGGCGCGGGCCCGTTTACGGATCCCGACAAGTGCCTTGCGAGCGTCGGGGACGTGCCGGTATTTGTCGACGGCGGGACCATACCGGGTGCGGGGGAATCTACCATAGTGGGGCTGCTCGGCGGCAAGGCCAGGATACTCCGTGAGGGGAGAATCCCGGGCTACGAGGTGCTCCGGGCGCTGTAAGCCGGGGCCTGCGCGCGGCCGCTCACCCGGCCAGCTCGGCCGCCTTTTTTGAGAGTGTCCGAAGCCGGCTGCTCACCCTGCCGTACTGTATGTCCATTCTGCGCGAGAGGGCGTCGATTGCGGCTCCCGCCTCCTTGATCATCCTGCTCTGCTCTGCCGCGGCAGGCGAGCCCCGCGAGACCCTCCGCTTTAATGATTCCTGGACGGTTGCCGACCGGACCAGGCGCGCAACTGCCGCCGCATCGACGCCTGAGCCCCGCAGGGCCTTTTTGATCTCGGCAGGGGGCAGCCTGTCGAGCGGCTTTCCCGCCGCAGCAGCCGACTGCACCAGCTTCCCCGTGATCTTGTGCGCCTTTCTAAACGGCACGCCCTCGATGACCAGGCCCTCGGCCACGTCGAGCGCGGCCAGGTATCCGCGGGAGGCGGCCTTTCTCATGGCCGCCTTGTTTACCGTGACGGACCTTACGGCAGATTCAGCCACGGCCAGGGCACCCGAGGCCATCCTGCCCGAGCCCCAAAGGAGCGGCTTGATCTCCTGCAGGTCGCGCCCGTACCCTGTCGCAAGCCCCTTGGATGCCGCAAGCACCCCCGTCAGGTTGCCTATCGCGCGGGCCGCCTTGCCCCGGGTCAGCTCCATGATATCGGGGTTTTTCTTTTGCGGCATGACGCTCGACGGGGAGGACAGCGAGTCCGGCAGCTCGATAAACGAGAACTCCGAGGTGGACCATATCACAAAGTCCTCGGCCAGCCGGCTCAGGTTGGTCATCAGTATCGCCGCAACAGAGGCGTACTCGGCGGCAAAGTCGCGCGAGCTCGTCGCGTCGATCGAGTTCTCGACGAGCCCCTCAAACCCCAGGAGCTGCGCCGTCATGCCGCGGTCTATGGGGAGGCTCGTGCCACCGACCGCCCCCGCCCCCAGCGGGCTCTGGTTGACCCGGGGGAACGAATCGCACAGCCTGCCCGCGTCGCGGGTCAGCGCGCCGGCGTGGGCCAGCATATAGTGCGAGAACGTCCCCGCCTGCGCCTGCTGCATGTGCGTGTACAGCGGCATGACGGTCCCCGTGTGCCGTGATGCCAGCTCCAGCATGGACCTGACGAGGCCGGCGGTCTGGCCGAATATGGCGGCCGTATCGTGGCGTATCTTCATCCTCATGTCCAGCGCCACCTGGTCGTTCCGGGACCGGCCCGTGTGCATCCTGCCCCCGCTGGCGGGGCCGGCCTTGCCGATTACAAGCGATTCGATGAGCTCGTGTATGTCCTCGTGTTTCCCGTCCTGGCCGGGCCGGGCCTTTTCGAGCCCCTGCAGGGCCGAGAGGATCCTCCCCGCATCGCGCCTCCCGATGAGGCCCGTCTCGTACAGCATGACCGTGTGGGCCTGGCTGCCCAGTATGTCATACATGATGATCTCCCCGTCATCCGAGATGGACGACACATAGTCCAGGACCGCCTTGTCAAGGTCCCTGTCCAGTCTAGACCGGTACAACAGGTTGGACTCTTGAATGGTTATATATAGCATCGACGTTTTGCAGCGCATGTCTGACGATCTCAAGCTGTTGCGCGTAAAGATCTTTGACGAGCTGTCCAAGATTGTGGACCCCGAGATCAACGCCACCATAACCGATCTCGAGCTCATCGACGAGGTGGACATAGACGGATCCAACGTCAAGGTGGACCTGCACCTTACCAGCCCGTTCTGTCCCGCGGTCTTTGGCTTCAAGATATGCCAGGACGTCCACGACAACCTCCTCACGGTTGAGGGTGTCGACGACGTCAAGGTCAACGTCTCAAACCACTTTATGGCAGAGCAGATCAACAACCAGGTAAACAACAGTCCCAAGCCCGCCCCAAAGGCATAGGCGCCCCAGGGTGGCTTATTTTTTGGACCGCATGGTATAGCTGCGCATTTTCCGCAGGCGCCCCCCGGGCGTCTTATTTTTTGAATCCCAGCATGTAGCCGCGCAGCAGCTGTATCCCCATGGCCGGATCGACCCCCTTGGGGCAGACCTTGCTGCACGAGCCGGCAAAGTGGCACCGCCACACTCCATGTGACTCGTCGACCTCCTTGGTCCTCTCGTCGGCCCCCTTGTCCCGGCTGTCCGCCATGTACCGGTATGCCTGGGTCAGGGCCTGAGGCCCCGTAAATGAGGAATCTGTCGTCATCGTGGGGCATGCAGAATTGCACAGCCCGCACTTTATGCACCCTGAAAACTGGATGAACTTTTCGAGCTCTTCGGGCGACTGCAGGGTCTCCCTTTCGCCATCTACCGGCTCCGCGCCCATGTCCCCGTTCTCGTCCATTATGTACGGCTTGACCTTGCGGTGGCTCTCGAACATGCTGCCAAAGCTCACGGCGAGATCCCTTATCACCGGGAAGTTGACCATCGGCTCTACCGTGACCACGGCGGACTGGAGCTCGTCTACCTTGGTAAAGCACGCCAGTTTTGGCATGCCGTTTATCATCATACCGCACGAGCCGCATGTGGCCTGCCTGCACGAATACCTCACGGCGACAGAATGGTCGAGGTGCTTTTTGACGTCCAGTATCGCGTCGAGCACGGTGGTCCATTTCTCGACTGGCACCTCAAATGATGCATACTCGCGCTTTTCGCCGGCGCCGGGGTTGGACTTTGCTATCCTGAGCGTTATGCTCCTTGACGGGGAGGCGTGTGCTTGCATGCCCTCCGGGGCGAGTCCGACTGCGGCCATTATACAACGCCGCCTGAGCTGGCTATTATAATGGTTCTCGATCCGTACAGTATCACCGACGCCATGGCCGCTATACACCCGTACGAGACCGCCTTTTCGTACCTGCGCCCCTGCCGGAGCTCCAGCAGGACAACCCTGAGCCCGTTGAAGCCGTGCACCGACAGCAGTATGAGGATGATCTCCAGCATGCCCGCATAGGGCAGGAACTGGTAGT
Coding sequences within it:
- a CDS encoding argininosuccinate lyase (COG0165); the protein is MRCKTSMLYITIQESNLLYRSRLDRDLDKAVLDYVSSISDDGEIIMYDILGSQAHTVMLYETGLIGRRDAGRILSALQGLEKARPGQDGKHEDIHELIESLVIGKAGPASGGRMHTGRSRNDQVALDMRMKIRHDTAAIFGQTAGLVRSMLELASRHTGTVMPLYTHMQQAQAGTFSHYMLAHAGALTRDAGRLCDSFPRVNQSPLGAGAVGGTSLPIDRGMTAQLLGFEGLVENSIDATSSRDFAAEYASVAAILMTNLSRLAEDFVIWSTSEFSFIELPDSLSSPSSVMPQKKNPDIMELTRGKAARAIGNLTGVLAASKGLATGYGRDLQEIKPLLWGSGRMASGALAVAESAVRSVTVNKAAMRKAASRGYLAALDVAEGLVIEGVPFRKAHKITGKLVQSAAAAGKPLDRLPPAEIKKALRGSGVDAAAVARLVRSATVQESLKRRVSRGSPAAAEQSRMIKEAGAAIDALSRRMDIQYGRVSSRLRTLSKKAAELAG
- a CDS encoding translation factor (COG0009); amino-acid sequence: MHAGRKNNYRAGRRQADLRVKCDEDGIRRAVDAVRSGGVIVFPTDTVYGMGCDPYDAKAVGEIFRIKGRDPEKPLPLLAHSIGDLEGVAALEGYGGMTSRFWPGPLTIVAELRDGRLRKTMGLGESIAVGCPTGGASAGYSMDAGCWLAQAPTPPARARLRIPTSALRASGTCRYLSTAGPYRVRGNLP
- a CDS encoding metal-sulfur cluster biosynthetic enzyme (COG2151), translated to MSDDLKLLRVKIFDELSKIVDPEINATITDLELIDEVDIDGSNVKVDLHLTSPFCPAVFGFKICQDVHDNLLTVEGVDDVKVNVSNHFMAEQINNQVNNSPKPAPKA
- a CDS encoding succinate dehydrogenase/fumarate reductase iron-sulfur protein (COG0479) codes for the protein MAAVGLAPEGMQAHASPSRSITLRIAKSNPGAGEKREYASFEVPVEKWTTVLDAILDVKKHLDHSVAVRYSCRQATCGSCGMMINGMPKLACFTKVDELQSAVVTVEPMVNFPVIRDLAVSFGSMFESHRKVKPYIMDENGDMGAEPVDGERETLQSPEELEKFIQFSGCIKCGLCNSACPTMTTDSSFTGPQALTQAYRYMADSRDKGADERTKEVDESHGVWRCHFAGSCSKVCPKGVDPAMGIQLLRGYMLGFKK